CTAGGAGCGCTGCTGATGGCCTTGGTCCCCGTTTTAGCTTGGTCTAGATGGAGATCGGGCTCCCACACACTGGGTCAGATCCTGCTGGGCATGGTGGTCTCTGTCCTGATAACCTCTGCCACATGTTTAGTGGCTTGGAGACTCAAGTAAGGATGAGAGTTTATCCCTAGATATCCTTAAGTAGTCAATGTCCGATACGTGGGGCTCCAATGTCACCGTACCCTTGTATCCCCAAGACCTGATCTCCTCAACAGCCTCATTCCATGGTATCCTGCCAGCCCCTATGGGGAGGTGAAGATCCCTATTGAGGTCATTGTCATGGGCGTGTAGGTGCATGATCTCGCTGCCGAGCTTGTTTATGTAGGATTTGAGCTTATCCACACCTCCATTGAGGAAGGTGTGTCCGATATCAAGGGTGACAAACAGCTCTGGAACGTTATCCACTAGGTACCTTATATCGGAGGGCGACCTGAAGGCACCATGATCCACGTTCTCGACCAGTACCTGAACCCCCTTCTCCTTGGAATATGCAACCAGCTCCCTGAAACCCGCTACATTGAACTCCCTAGCCTTCTCCCTGATGGCGGCTAGCCATCCGGGGGTGAAGGGGTGAAAGGTTGCGTAGGGGGATTCCAGTCTGGCGGCGATATCTAAGACCTTGAAAGCCTCCTTGAGGGCCCCCTTCCTAACCTCATCGTATGGATGGCCTATCTCCAAGTACCAAGGGGAATGTATCAGGTAAAAGGAGTCGTGAGAACTGGCCAGATCATCCAGCTCGACTATATGATTGAGAATCGTGTCGACCCATGAGTAGGGCCATTCGACCGTTATTTCCACGTAATCCAAACCGAGCTCCAAGATGGATTCTATCTCCTCCATCAGGTCTCTATGGGGGTTATTCATCCCCCCGTATGTGAAGTCGACCATCAAGCCACCAGCCACTATTAATATTTGAAACTTAACCATCCTACATATGCTAGAGTACGCCGCCGGGCTCCTAGAGTGGATACCCGTATGGCCCCTTCCCTCGGGACACCTTGCCGGAATACCAGGAATATATCTAGCCAGGGAGGGGTTGGAGCCTAAGGCGGCGGTATCTGCACTGATGACCTCCTCGCTACTAACCTTCATACTGAGAGTGTGGCTCAACCACGTCGATCCCACTATAGGAGGGTTAATAGTAGCTGGTCTCTCATTAATCGGACTTTTAGCTGTAGCTTTCCTCAGGTGGGGGCTTCTCGCGGTAGAAGAAGGCCGAAATCCTGATGCTATGGATGGTTTCGTGTCTGGATTCGCTCAAGGCGTGAGCTCGATAGGGTTCGGGGGGAGTGGCCTTTCCATGGCCTTGCTGACCTCATCTGGGGTCTCCATTAGGGGAGCCATAACGATCTCCTCGATAGCCTCCCTACCCCCCGTACTGGCTCAACTGACTACTGGACCCCCTTCTCCATTTTGGGGACTCTACTTGCTGGAGGGATTAGCGGTCGCTATTCTCCTGAGTAAACTGAATATGAGGCCCAGCAGCTTTGGCTTCCTCATTTCCTCAGCCCTTCTCGGCAATGTGTACCAAGTCAGGTTCATAGGAGAGCATCTGGGGCATTACCAAGCCATGGCAGA
This genomic window from Thermoproteota archaeon contains:
- a CDS encoding DedA family protein is translated as MLEYAAGLLEWIPVWPLPSGHLAGIPGIYLAREGLEPKAAVSALMTSSLLTFILRVWLNHVDPTIGGLIVAGLSLIGLLAVAFLRWGLLAVEEGRNPDAMDGFVSGFAQGVSSIGFGGSGLSMALLTSSGVSIRGAITISSIASLPPVLAQLTTGPPSPFWGLYLLEGLAVAILLSKLNMRPSSFGFLISSALLGNVYQVRFIGEHLGHYQAMAEEISSFVRRYGAIGLFAAMVLQAVISPIPADAVLVAAGALGMSPVEVGIYGGMGIAVGSIINYFIARALGKRILEYYIREDLLRKVYLWFDRWGGWLVFITRLIPFLPLDVTSYMAGAVGMNFLIFVLANILAIVPRATFFGLVGAKLAEGDWTLLVLSVVMLLIGAYFFSRQVIKGGEGE
- a CDS encoding sugar phosphate isomerase/epimerase, giving the protein MVDFTYGGMNNPHRDLMEEIESILELGLDYVEITVEWPYSWVDTILNHIVELDDLASSHDSFYLIHSPWYLEIGHPYDEVRKGALKEAFKVLDIAARLESPYATFHPFTPGWLAAIREKAREFNVAGFRELVAYSKEKGVQVLVENVDHGAFRSPSDIRYLVDNVPELFVTLDIGHTFLNGGVDKLKSYINKLGSEIMHLHAHDNDLNRDLHLPIGAGRIPWNEAVEEIRSWGYKGTVTLEPHVSDIDYLRISRDKLSSLLESPSH